The proteins below are encoded in one region of Toxoplasma gondii ME49 chromosome IV, whole genome shotgun sequence:
- the MIC3 gene encoding microneme protein MIC3 (encoded by transcript TGME49_319560~Product name based on PMID:1944419;11254953;18411248;19218426;12925131;11861763;18390648;11207591;10852820.~Signal peptide predicted by SignalP 2.0 HMM (probability 0.989) with cleavage site probability 0.958 at residue 26), with amino-acid sequence MRGGTSALLHALTFSGAVWMCTPAEALPIQKSVQLGSFDKVVPSREVVSESLAPSFAVTETHSSVQSPSKQETQLCAISSEGKPCRNRQLHTDNGYFIGASCPKSACCSKTMCGPGGCGEFCSSNWIFCSSSLIYHPDKSYGGDCSCEKQGHRCDKNAECVENLDAGGGVHCKCKDGFVGTGLTCSEDPCSKRGNAKCGPNGTCIVVDSVSYTCTCGDGETLVNLPEGGQGCKRTGCHAFRENCSPGRCIDDASHENGYTCECPTGYSREVTSKAEESCVEGVEVTLAEKCEKEFGISASSCKCDNGYSGSASATSHHGKGESGSEGSLSEKMNIVFKCPSGYHPRYHAHTVTCEKIKHFALDGAGNHDTTTYVARRRYPASL; translated from the exons ATGCGAGGCGGGACGTCCGCGCTGTTGCACGCGCTCACCTTCAGTGGGGCCGTGTGGATGTGCACCCCAGCGGAGGCTTTGCCGATTCAGAAGTCTGTGCAGCTGGGCAGCTTTGACAAAGTTGTGCCGAGCCGCGAAGTCGTCTCTGAGAGTCTTGCTCCGTCTTTCGCGGTGACTGAGACTCACTCGTCTGTGCAATCCCCCAGCAAGCAGGAGACGCAACTCTGTGCTATCTCGAGTGAAGGCAAGCCATGTCGAAACCGTCAGTTGCACACTGACAACGGGTACTTCATCGGGGCCAGTTGCCCCAAGAGCGCTTGCTGCAGCAAGACCATGTGCGGCCCCGGCGGCTGCGGAGAATTCTGCTCCAGCAACTGGATTTTTTGCAGCAGTTCGCTCATCTACCATCCTGACAAAAGCTATGGAGGAGACTGCAGCTGTGAAAAGCAGGGCCATCGGTGCGACAAAAACGCAGAATGCGTCGAAAACTTGGACGCGGGTGGGGGTGTGCACTGCAAGTGCAAAGACGGCTTCGTCGGCACTGGGTTGACTTGCTCCGAGGATCCTTGTTCAAAAAGAGGGAACGCGAAGTGCGGACCCAACGGGACGTGCATCGTCGTCGATTCAGTCAGCTACACATGCACCTGCGGCGACGGCGAAACTCTAGTGAACCTCCCGGAAGGGGGACAAGGATGCAAGAGGACTGGATGTCATGCCTTCAGGGAGAACTGCAGCCCTGGTAGATGTATTGATGACGCCTCGCATGAGAATGGCTACACCTGCGAGTGCCCCACAGGGTACTCACGTGAGGTGACTTCCAAGGCGGAGGAGTCGTGTGTGGAAGGAGTCGAAGTCACGCTGGCTGAGAAATGCGAGAAGGAATTCGGCATCAGCGCGTCATCCTGCAAATGCGATAACGGATACTCCGGATCTGCTTCCGCAACCTCCCACCATGGGAAAGGAGAATCGGGATCCGAGGGGAGCTTGAGTGAAAAAATGAATATTGTCTTCAAGTGCCCCAGTGGCTACCATCCAAGATACCATGCCCACACCGTGACGTGTGAGAAAATTAAGCA CTTTGCCCTTGACGGGGCCGGCAACCACGACACGACTACGTATGTCGCAAGACGAAGGTACCCAGCGAGTCTCTGA
- a CDS encoding membrane protein C17G8.08c, putative (encoded by transcript TGME49_319550~Predicted trans-membrane domain (TMHMM2.0):49-72:92-115:124-147:246-269:288-311:317-340) has product MRNCLNRVAHLKARKEVSKIHELVSSKMALSSFPPFASAAMANSSYEVSAGLLSDASFLSTLVASFFVIICSELGDKTFMITGLLAMKEGNALYVFCGSIAALWLMTGLSAVGGVLLPALLSPEIIHWLMIAMLAVFGVKMLVEGFSADFGDTSEELSRLERELALKKETDDSNEMRPQGPSTQSDSALSTHTEGEGPQNRHAPPSAADASDEAASPLKASSSSGRVLHRDGSQESGSTLWGRTSSVLYASLASFLSPVFLQSFGLTFVAEWGDRSQISTFALAADRSVVGVFLGAALGHALCTALAVLGGKVLASRISERVVLLTGGVMFVLFAIFGAVLDL; this is encoded by the exons atgcgcaacTGTTTGAACAGGGTTGCCCACCtgaaagcgaggaaggaggtCTCTAAAATTCACGAGTTGGTTTCCTCAAAAATGGCGCTCAGTTCGTTCCCACCCTTCGCGTCCGCCGCGATGGCAAACTCGTCCTACGAAGTCTCCGCAGGTCTTCTTTCTGacgcctccttcctctcgactttagtcgcttccttcttcgtcattATCTGTTCTGAACTAGGCGATAAG acGTTCATGATCACGGGGCTGCTGGCGATGAAGGAAGGGAACGCGCTGTACGTGTTCTGCGGATCCATCGCAGCTTTGTGGCTGATGACAGGACTAAGTGCAGTTGGAGGCGTTCTGCTTCCTGCGCTCCTCTCGCCGGAAATTATCCACTGGCTCATGATTGCGATGCTCGCTGTCTTCGGAGTTAAAATGCTCGTGGAAGGCTTTTCTGCAGACTTCGGCG ACACCAGCGAAGAGCTGTCGCGACTCGAAAGGGAGCTCgcactgaagaaggagacagacgactcGAATGAAATGCGTCCGCAAGGCCCGAGCACGCAGAGCGACTCTGCCTTGTCCACACAcaccgagggagaaggccCCCAGAACC GTCACGCGCCGCCTTCTGCTGcagacgcgagcgacgaagcagcgagTCCTTTgaaggcttcttcttcttcgggtCGCGTCCTCCATCGCGACGGAAGTCAGGAATCCGGCAGCACCTTGTGGGGCCGCACGAGCTCTGTTCTGTACGCCTCTCTTGCCTCCTTCCTCAGCCCTGTCTTTCTGCAAAGCTTCGGCCTGACCTTCGTCGCAGAGTGGGGAGACCGGTCGCAAATCTCCACTTTCGCTCTCGCGGCAGACAGAAGCGTTGTTGGAGTCTTCCTCG gAGCTGCTCTTGGCCATGCGCTGTGCACTGCGTTAGCGGTGCTGGGAGGAAAGGTTCTGGCGTCGCGCATCTCCGAAAGAGTCGTCCTGCTCACGGGCG GCGTTAtgttcgtcctcttcgcgaTCTTTGGCGCCGTCCTAGATCTGTGA
- a CDS encoding hypothetical protein (encoded by transcript TGME49_319540) — protein sequence MKHPSASAAKRLCPSFSSSSGLRRWSVCTYSASDLLGGPSTSAVFARQPWSPNSRVSRLTFLNRTLVHFPDSLSSSLILKYPPCSPLSSRLSSSLSSSSSLSLSSSLSSSSSLSSSSSLSSSSSLSSSSSLSSSSSSLSSSSFRASSPPSSRPAHLLPSSPYLCSLLSSGGNFRVQELKAAKPAGGNDLRLVRSIGCARTVSSPWGCRRFFASEQEQREQETGMEEEERGEEMEDAEDEAPTPENDDSLQLMQQMADSFNQRPTGGARRNKQPHTVHVVDDLSIPSLSAAYSASPSSSSSSASPASSSLSASSATPSRSEETAWSDPDAVFFADSPDHQSEGISSSPPSSSPAASPSSSPSPGAEPRDGGGNSSEKLHAGGSCSLEAASDRPEDNWGRSRARDEMLQDETEFVVVDVEKLREESKLNLLPVQQVLRTLVDTYPGMYVWRDGFVHTVKQLLAASDFSPPRHVSDEALNQAFDFLDRSNNEIIDLLEAVRGLPQLCRASHEDRIKALFELFDRRRSRRLHFDEVMEVFCFIYRVILTPSMVCQLKEACLHFTTIDDLALHTTQQLFSRLRPRASSPQTFRFSSISFRHGNRLDAASDEMKKAHSKAASVHSDAAATAAYRRPPWRTEEDFGCIDTRGARDADPVQRTQKNSSGRESPSLVKVGETKAQEAVERERRDLRFLFEQSDPWRQAQKRRDEFISYRDFKEICAALPPSVGLSRASLLELPLIVLVRDVSAPPRSHVVIRRRRRKSVQHGAFVWG from the exons ATGAAGCACCCAAGCGCGTCTGCAGCGAAGCGCCTTtgcccttccttctcttcttcctcaggcCTACGAAGATGGAGCGTCTGCACGTACTCCGCATCAGACCTTCTTGGGGGGCCTTCAACATCTGCGGTCTTTGCCAGACAGCCGTGGTCCCCAAactcgcgcgtttctcgccttACCTTCCTCAACAGGACGCTGGTCCATTTCCCAGactccctttcttcctcgctgatTCTCAAATACCCCCcatgttctcctctctcatcccgtctttcttcttctctgtcgtcgtcatcttctctttcgttgtcttcttctctttcttcgtcttcttctctttcttcgtcttcttctctttcttcgtcttcttctctttcttcgtcttcttctctttcttcgtcttcttcatctctttcttcgtcgtctttccgcgcttcgtctccgccttcATCTCGTCCAGCGcatctgcttccttcttctccctatctttgctcgcttctttcttctggtGGAAACTTCCGCGTTCAAGAGTTGAAGGCGGCAAAACCAGCAGGTGGAAACGATTTACGCCTTGTCCGCAGCATAGGCTGTGCGCGGactgtttcttcgccttgGGGTTGTCGCcggttcttcgcctctgagCAAGAGCAGCGGGAGCAAGAGACGGgcatggaagaagaggagagaggcgaagagatgGAAGACGCCGAGGACGAAGCGCCGACGCCAGAAAACGATGACTCTCTCCAGCTTATGCAGCAGATGGCAGACTCCTTCAACCAGAG ACCCACGGGTGGTGCGCGCCGAAACAAGCAGCCGCACACTGTCCACGTTGTTGACGACCTGTCGataccttctctctccgctgcctactctgcgtctccctcttcttcctcgtcctctgcctcgccggcatccagttctctctcggcgtcgTCAGCGACTCCCTCGCGATCTGAGGAAACCGCGTGGAGTGACCCCGatgccgtcttcttcgcggacTCGCCAGATCACCAGTCTGAAGGCatatcttcttctcctccgtcttcttctccggcagcgtctccttcctcttctccttcgcctggCGCTGAGCCGAGGGACGGCGGAGGCAATTCTTCTgagaaactgcatgcaggcggcAGCTGTTCTCTGGAGGCTGCGAGCGACAGACCGGAAGATAACTGGGGTCGGTCACGAGCCCGCGATGAGATGCTTCAGGACGAGACAGAATTCGTCGTGGTGGACGTCGAAAAgctgagagaagaatcgaaaCTCAATCTCCTGCCCGTCCAGCAAG TTCTGCGCACTCTCGTCGATACGTACCCCGGCATGTACGTATGGCGAGACGGCTTCGTCCACACTGTGAAGCAGCTCCTGGCGGCCTCCGACTTTTCTCCTCCGCGACACGTTTCAGACGAGGCTCTCAACC AAGCCTTTGACTTCCTGGACAGAAGCAACAACGAAATCATCGATCTCCTCGAGGCAGTCCGTGGTCTTCCCCAACTCTGTCGAGCGAGTCATGAAGATCGAATCAAAG CACTCTTCGAGCTTTTCGATCGCCGCCGAAGTCGCCGCCTTCACTTTGACGAAGTCATGGAGGTCTTCTGCTTCATCTACCGAG TCATCTTGACTCCGTCGATGGTCTGCCAGCTGAAGGAGGCGTGTCTCCACTTCACGACG atCGACGACCTCGCATTGCACACGACGCAGCAGCTGTTCAGTCGCCTTCGACCCCGAGCTTCCTCTCCCCAgacgtttcgtttctcctccatTTCCTTCCGACACGGGAACCGCCTCGACGCTGCGAGTGACGAAATGAAAAAGGCGCATTCAAAAGCAGCTTCAGTCCACAGCGACGCTGCCGCCACAGCCGCCTACCGCCGCCCGCCGTGGCGAACCGAAGAAGACTTCGGGTGTATAGACACCCGGGGGGCGCGCGACGCGGATCCGGTGCAGAGGACTCAAAAAAACTCGTCGGGAAGAGAGAGTCCCTCCCTCGTAAAAGTaggagaaacaaaggcgCAAGAagcggtggagagagagagaagagatctACGGTTTCTGTTCGAGCAGAGCGACCCGTGGAGGCAAGCGCAGAAACGCCGCGACGAATTCATTTCCTACAGAGATTTCAAGGAAAT CTGCGCTGCACTTCCTCCCAGTGTTGGTCTGTCTCGAGCCTCTCTCCTGGAGCTTCCGTTGATCGTTCTTGTTCGAGACGTTTCGGCTCCGCCACGCTCTCACGTTGTGATTCGCCGTCGCCGACGAAAGTCTGTTCAACACGGGGCCTTCGTGTGGGGATAA
- the SF2 gene encoding splicing factor SF2 (encoded by transcript TGME49_319530~Gene product name based on ToxoDB Community Expert Annotation.) — MSRHSPSPRRRRSPSPRQGSRIFVANLPLDVTENELEDLFYKFGRIEDIEMRRDRTNDSTIAFVQFAEYKAADDAIEGRDGAHLGFHRIRIERSRQRLRRPGEFRRDRGGYGGRESGGNGPAYGPPRRSEFRVRVYGLPPTASWQDLKDHMRRAGDVGYANIEGGVGVVEYSNGDDMDYALRKLHGSVFRNIFHTAKIRVERDLGDDYVPSRRRPSLGRERDRSRHRSRSPRGGRRGSRSPVEYSSPERRREEAERERRRCARDEEEARHTRRSRSASSRHGRRREEAYSDHEERREKSLDGDRFEETERGKPREREDGRRPRSVSRSSQESRGERDGLAKDEREKGETRRDDERERRSRSPSDYRGRGQKRDREDEREDDRRRVRGDDFSEETRRNGLERDERGERDERDERDDREGVRRSFERDREETRRGRRDEEREEARHSGDEE, encoded by the exons ATGTCGCGCCACTCTCCCTcgccgcgccgccgccgGTCTCCCAGCCCTCGCCAGGGAAGCCGAATCTTCGTTGCCAACCTCCCACTGGATGTGACGGAGAACGAATTGGAGGACCTCTTCTACAAG TTCGGCAGAATCGAGGACATCGAGATGCGGCGCGACCGCACGAACGACTCAACGATTGCTTTCGTCCAGTTCGCCGAATATAA AGCTGCGGATGACGCGATTGAGGGCCGCGACGGGGCGCATCTCGGCTTCCACCGAATCCGCATTGAGAGGTCGAGACAGCGTCTTCGGAGACCAGGCGAGTTTCGCCGAGATCGCGGGGGATATGGCGGCCGGGAAAGCGGCGGCAATGGTCCTGCCTATGGGCCTCCTCGCAG ATCTGAGTTCCGCGTACGCGTGTACGGCCTGCCGCCGACAGCGAGTTGGCAGGACTTGAAGGATCACATGCGCCGGGCAGGAGACGTCGGCTACGCCAATATCGAAGGCGGA GTGGGGGTCGTCGAATACTCGAATGGAGACGACATGGACTACGCGCTGCGCAAACTCCACGGGAGCGTTTTCAGAAACATCTTCCACACCGCCAAGATCCGCGTCGAACGAGAT CTCGGAGATGACTAcgttccttctcgtcgtcgGCCGAGCCTGGGGCGAGAGCGCGACAG GTCTCGTCACCGCAGTCGATCCCCGCGCGGCGGCCGGCGCGGCTCGCGGTCCCCGGTGGAGTACTCGTCgccagagaggcgacgcgaggaggcggagagagagaggcggagatgcgcgagagacgaggaagaagcgcgacacacacgcagatCCAGaagcgcgtcttctcgccacGGTCGGCGCCGAGAGGAGGCATACTCTGACCATgaagagcgcagagagaagtccCTAGATGGAGACCGcttcgaggagacagagcgagggAAGCCCCGCGAGCGCGAGGACGGACGGAGACCGCGCAGCGTGAGCAGAAGCAGTCAGGAGTCTCGCGGCGAGAGGGATGGCTTGGCAAAAGACGAacgggagaaaggggagacgagacgagacgacgaacgagagagaaggtctCGGTCGCCTTCGGACTACCGCGGTCGCGGACAGAAGCGTgaccgagaagacgagagagaagacgacagacgcAGGGTGCGAGGAGATGATTTCTCAGAGGAAACGCGCCGCAACGGCctagagagagacgagaggggggagcgagacgaaagagacgagagagacgacagggAGGGCGTCAGAAGAAGTttcgaaagagacagagaagagacgcgacgaggacggagagacgaggaacgagaagaggcaagacACTCTGGTGACGAGGAATga